From the genome of Arthrobacter russicus:
GCGCGAAGAACTCGACAAAAGATGACGCCGTCGAAATTGGCTGACGCCGCGGAAATTTCTCCGGCGCCCGCCAATTTCGGCGGCGTGGATCTGGATTGCGGACCCGCTCCCTATGGCGTCCCCGCTCCCTATGGCGTCGCCGACGCCTAATTCTTTTTGCGGGATTTCAGCCAGGGGAACAGCGAACCGATCGCGATGCCGACCACGAGCAGCACGAGGATCAAAGCCCACAGCGGCGAATTCACCGCCCAGACCAGGATCTGGACCCGTACCGTGCCTTGGTTCGTGACGATGAAGATCACGGCAAGGATCGCCAACCCGACGGCGGTGATCAGCCGGGTGGTCAGCCAGGCGGGGCGGGAGGACTGCGGGGGCGTCGCCGGGGAGTTCGTCATGGTCCTGCCTTTCGGAGTGCGGCTGTTCGGTGTGCCAACTCTATCCAAAGCGATTGCTGAGAAAGCCAAAAAGTATCCGATACCGGCCGTTTCACTCTTCTCCAGCGCGGTATAACCGAAGAAAGGCTGCGGTCTAAGGAGAGCGTCATGACAGCGACGGCGTCGTCGGGGATCAAGCGAAAAGACATCAGTGCCTTCCGGCCGGGAAACGGCTTGCCGGACGGTCCCAAGCTGCCGATCGCGCTGCAGACATTGATTTACTTCACCGCCCGGCCGCAATTGATGCGGTATTGCCGGGCGAAGTACGGTCCGGCGTTCACCGTGCGGTTCATGAAGCGGTCCGTGGTGGTGATCACCGAAGTCGAAGAGATCCGGAAGCTCTTCAGCGGTTCGCCGCAGGCGTTCCACGCCGGTGAAGGAAACCGGGTGCTGCAACCGATTGTGGGCGACCAGTCCTTGCTGATCCTCGATGAGGATCCCCATCTGCGGCACCGCAAGTTGCTGATGCCGGCCTTCGCCGGCGCTTCGCTGCGCGGCTATCGGGAACTGATCGCGGCCATCGCCGATGAAGAAGTACCTGGCTGGCGCCCCGGACGGACCCGCTTGGCCGAGCATACCCAGGCGATCACGTTGGAGATCATTTTGCGAGTGGTTTTCGGGGTGACCGATCCGGTGCGGCTCGCGAAAATGCGGACGTTGGTGCTGGGCGTCACCGGTGCCAGCCTGTTCACCATGGCCGGCACGCTGTTCCCGGTGCTGATGAAGCGGATTTGGCCCTGGAACCGGTTGCAGCGGACCCTTGATGGCTTGGATGAGTTGTTGTATGCGGAGATCCGGGAGTGCCGGGAGGCGCCGGATCTGGCTGCCCGGACGGACGTGCTGGCCCGGATGGTGCGGGCCGGTGACGATGCTGATGGCTTGTCGGATGTGGAGATCCGGGATGAGTTGGTGACCTTGTTGTTGGCCGGGCATGAGACGACGTCGAATGGTTTGGCGTGGACGTTGCATGAGTTGATGCGTGCTCCGGTGGAGCTGGCCCGGGCGGTGGCGGCTGCGGATCGGCAGGACAAGGAAGGCGATGAGTTCCTGGAAGCCTGTTTCAAAGAAGGGTTGCGGCTCCGCCCGGTGATCGGCGGCGTGGCCCGGCGGCTGACCGAACCAGCCGAAATCGCCGGCTACCAGTTGCCGGCCGGCGTCGTGGTCTCGCCCTCGATCGATCTGGTGCAACACGATCATGCGCTGCATGCCGATCCCGGGGAGTTCCGGCCGGATCGGTGTTTGGACGGCAGCCTCACGACGTCGAACTGGTTGCCGTTCGGCGGCGGGGTGCGGCGCTGCATCGGCGCCGGCTTCTCAATGCTGGAATCCGTGGAGATCCTGCGCAAGGTGCTGCAGACGTGGGAGCTGGCACCGGTGGCCGAAAAACCGGAAGCCACCAAGACCCGGCACATCACCTTGGTGCCGGCCAAGGGCGCCCGGGCGATCCTGAGCCGCCGCCGATGAGCCGGTACGCGACGCTGCCGCCCGGACCGGCATGGCCGGCAGTGCTGCAGGGGATGCTCTACTTCGTCGCCAGGCCGGAGCTGATGCGCTACGGTCGGAAACACTACGGAACCGTGTTCACGGTACGGTTGCCGCGCCGGCCCACGGTGATGATCGCGGACGTCGAAGCAATCCGCAGCCTGTTCAACGGCCCGGCGAACGTCTTCCACGCCGGGCAAGGGAATCGCGAGGTGCTCAAACCGGTGGTCGGGCAGCATTCGATGCTGCTGTTGGACGAGGATCCGCATCTGCGGCACCGCAAGTTGCTGATGCCGGCCTTCGCCGGCGCTTCGCTGCGCGGTTATCGGGAGCTGATCGCCGAGATCACGGCTCAGCAGACCGCAGGTTGGGCCGAAGGACGGGTCAAGCTGGTCAAATACACCCAAGCCGTGACGTTGGAGATCATTTTGCGGGTGGTTTTCGGGGTGACCGATCCGGTGCGGCTCGCGAAAATGCGGAAGTTGGTAGTAGGCATCACCGACGCCAACGTGGTGGTCATGGCGGGCAGCCTGAGTCCGTTCGCCACCCGCTATCTCTGGCCCTGGAAAACGTTCAAGCGGACCCTTGATGGCTTGGATGAGTTGTTGTATGCGGAGATCCGGGAGTGCCGGGATGCGCCGGATCTGGCTGCCCGGACGGACGTGCTGGCCCGGATGGCCCGGGCCGGCGGCCAAGACGGTGACGCATTGTCGGATGTGGAGATCCGGGATGAGTTGGTGACCTTGTTGTTGGCCGGGCATGAGACGACGTCGAATGGTTTGGCGTGGACGTTGCATGAGTTGATGCGTGCTCCGGTGGAGCTGGCCCGGGCGGTGGCGGCTGCGGATCGCCGGGACAAGGAAGGCGATGAGTTCCTGGAAGCCTGTTTCAAAGAAGGGTTGCGGTTGCGACCGGTGATCGGCAGTGCCTCCCGGCTCTTGACGCAGCCGGCGGAAGTGGCCGGTTACCGGCTTCCGGCCGGGGTGATGGTTTCGCCGTCGATCGACTTGGTGCACGAAGACCGGACCCAGCACGTCGACCCCGGGGTGTTCCGGCCGGATCGGTGTTTGGACGGCAGTGTCACGACGTCGAACTGGTTGCCGTTCGGCGGCGGGGTGCGGCGCTGCATCGGTGCCGGATTTTCCTTGCTCGAAGCGGTGGAGATCCTGCGCAGCATCCTGCAGACCTGGGAACTCCGCGCGGTGCAGCAACGCGTGGAACGGCCCAAGAGCAAGCACATCACCTTGGTCCCGTCGAAGGGTGCGATGGCGGTGCTGCGACGGCGCGACTGAAGTGCAACGTCGGGCGGCGGGATCCGTCTGGAAGCAAACGCGAAGCGCTTCAGCAGATTGCGGGGGATACCTTGGTTTCACACCTGAATGGTTTATTGCAGGACGATAACGAGGGTTGAATTTTGCGAAGTTGAACCAAATCTTCCACGCTTTTCCACAAATTGTTCCAACCAGATCGATTGAACCAGCGGCTCCTATCGAGTGTGCTTAACACAGGGTTCGCACAGCGAACCAAACCAAGCTGGCTACTCGAGAAGGACTATAGATGTTGATGGAAATCGGAGATAATCAGCTTCGAGGGCAACAAGCGTCGGGCGAAACGCCGGAGACCGGTTCCGGCCGCCGGCTCGACCTTGCCGCACAGACCTTGCGGGACGAAGTCGTCGCCCGTTGGGGGCGTGAGGTTCTCGCCGGGGACGGCCTTGGCTTCGACGACGAAGCGGTCTGTGAATCGCATCGACTCGATCCGGAAGGCGTCGACCATGCCTTGGACCTCCGCGTCGATTTCGAAGGCACCGGTCTCGGTTTGAGCGTAGAAGACGGCATGTGGCTGGCCGAATATCTGCGCGGCGTCGGCCGGCGGACCGGACGATTCTCCTCTTTGATCCACCGGGGCCAAATCGCCGGCGCGTTCTCCGGCTGGCGTTGGGGCCGGTACCGCGGTCCCGGCGCCACGATGGACCGGATCCACCTCAGTGTCTGCG
Proteins encoded in this window:
- a CDS encoding LapA family protein, whose product is MTNSPATPPQSSRPAWLTTRLITAVGLAILAVIFIVTNQGTVRVQILVWAVNSPLWALILVLLVVGIAIGSLFPWLKSRKKN
- a CDS encoding cytochrome P450; the protein is MTATASSGIKRKDISAFRPGNGLPDGPKLPIALQTLIYFTARPQLMRYCRAKYGPAFTVRFMKRSVVVITEVEEIRKLFSGSPQAFHAGEGNRVLQPIVGDQSLLILDEDPHLRHRKLLMPAFAGASLRGYRELIAAIADEEVPGWRPGRTRLAEHTQAITLEIILRVVFGVTDPVRLAKMRTLVLGVTGASLFTMAGTLFPVLMKRIWPWNRLQRTLDGLDELLYAEIRECREAPDLAARTDVLARMVRAGDDADGLSDVEIRDELVTLLLAGHETTSNGLAWTLHELMRAPVELARAVAAADRQDKEGDEFLEACFKEGLRLRPVIGGVARRLTEPAEIAGYQLPAGVVVSPSIDLVQHDHALHADPGEFRPDRCLDGSLTTSNWLPFGGGVRRCIGAGFSMLESVEILRKVLQTWELAPVAEKPEATKTRHITLVPAKGARAILSRRR
- a CDS encoding cytochrome P450; this encodes MSRYATLPPGPAWPAVLQGMLYFVARPELMRYGRKHYGTVFTVRLPRRPTVMIADVEAIRSLFNGPANVFHAGQGNREVLKPVVGQHSMLLLDEDPHLRHRKLLMPAFAGASLRGYRELIAEITAQQTAGWAEGRVKLVKYTQAVTLEIILRVVFGVTDPVRLAKMRKLVVGITDANVVVMAGSLSPFATRYLWPWKTFKRTLDGLDELLYAEIRECRDAPDLAARTDVLARMARAGGQDGDALSDVEIRDELVTLLLAGHETTSNGLAWTLHELMRAPVELARAVAAADRRDKEGDEFLEACFKEGLRLRPVIGSASRLLTQPAEVAGYRLPAGVMVSPSIDLVHEDRTQHVDPGVFRPDRCLDGSVTTSNWLPFGGGVRRCIGAGFSLLEAVEILRSILQTWELRAVQQRVERPKSKHITLVPSKGAMAVLRRRD